One segment of Thermococcus sp. AM4 DNA contains the following:
- the gltA gene encoding NADPH-dependent glutamate synthase: MPKLIKERVPTPERPVEERVKDFGEVNLGYTFELAVKEAERCLQCPENYAPCIKGCPVHINIPAFIAKIKEGDIKGALRIIWNDNTLPAITGRVCPQEDQCEGACVVGKVGDAVDIGKLERFVADYARKHGIEEELLCEFEEKCTGELGKVAVVGAGPAGLTAAGELAKMGYKVTIFEALHKPGGVLIYGIPEFRLPKEILDHELAKLKRLGVEIKTDHVVGRTVTLEELLGEYDAVFIGTGAGTPKLLNIPGILLDRIYSANEFLTRINLMKAYEFPEYDTPIAVGKKVIVIGAGNTAMDAARSALRLGCDVTIAYRRGEEDVSARIEEVEHAKEEGVKFLYFVQPVEFIGDEKGKVKAVKFEKMEPLEERDSRGKRKIRPTGEYVTVEADTVIIAIGLEPNRIISEESGLKTNANGTLVVDENLMTSIPGVFAGGDAIRGEATVILAMGDGKKAAKAIDEYIRAKKASA, translated from the coding sequence ATGCCGAAGCTCATCAAGGAGAGGGTTCCAACCCCTGAGAGGCCCGTTGAGGAGAGGGTTAAGGACTTCGGTGAGGTCAACCTCGGTTACACCTTCGAGCTTGCCGTTAAGGAAGCGGAGCGCTGTCTTCAGTGTCCCGAGAACTACGCGCCCTGTATAAAGGGCTGTCCGGTTCACATCAACATTCCTGCCTTTATCGCCAAGATTAAGGAGGGCGACATTAAGGGCGCCCTGAGGATAATCTGGAACGACAACACTCTACCAGCCATAACCGGCCGTGTCTGCCCGCAGGAGGACCAGTGTGAGGGCGCATGTGTCGTCGGAAAGGTCGGAGACGCGGTTGACATAGGCAAACTCGAGCGCTTTGTGGCAGATTACGCGAGGAAGCACGGCATAGAGGAGGAGCTCCTCTGCGAGTTCGAGGAGAAGTGCACCGGAGAGCTTGGAAAGGTGGCAGTTGTTGGCGCCGGGCCGGCTGGACTAACCGCCGCCGGTGAGCTCGCGAAGATGGGCTACAAGGTGACAATATTCGAGGCCCTCCACAAGCCCGGTGGAGTTCTCATCTACGGAATCCCTGAGTTCAGACTGCCGAAGGAGATACTCGACCACGAGCTGGCCAAGCTCAAGCGCCTTGGAGTCGAAATAAAGACCGACCACGTCGTTGGCAGAACCGTGACTTTAGAAGAGCTCCTCGGAGAGTACGACGCCGTCTTCATAGGAACCGGTGCGGGAACGCCGAAGCTCCTCAACATCCCGGGAATCCTGCTCGACAGGATTTACTCGGCCAACGAGTTCCTCACGAGGATCAACCTGATGAAGGCCTACGAGTTCCCCGAGTACGACACACCGATAGCCGTCGGGAAGAAGGTAATCGTCATCGGAGCCGGAAACACCGCCATGGACGCGGCGCGCTCCGCGCTCAGACTCGGTTGCGACGTGACGATAGCCTACAGGCGCGGCGAGGAGGACGTCAGCGCGAGGATTGAGGAAGTCGAGCACGCGAAGGAGGAGGGCGTGAAGTTCCTCTACTTCGTCCAGCCGGTCGAGTTCATAGGCGACGAGAAGGGCAAGGTCAAGGCGGTGAAGTTCGAGAAGATGGAGCCGTTGGAGGAGAGGGACTCAAGGGGGAAGAGGAAGATAAGGCCGACCGGCGAGTACGTCACAGTTGAGGCGGACACGGTGATAATAGCAATCGGCCTTGAACCCAACAGGATTATCAGCGAGGAATCCGGGCTGAAGACAAACGCCAACGGGACGCTCGTCGTTGATGAGAACCTTATGACGAGCATTCCCGGAGTCTTCGCCGGTGGAGACGCGATAAGGGGCGAGGCAACGGTTATCCTCGCGATGGGCGACGGAAAGAAGGCGGCGAAGGCAATAGACGAGTATATCCGGGCCAAGAAAGCCAGCGCGTGA
- a CDS encoding sulfide/dihydroorotate dehydrogenase-like FAD/NAD-binding protein, which translates to MGYRITAKEDLSPIDYFVEVEAPHVAKAWKPGQFVVFILHEKGERVPMSVYKAEDGRVSMFIRKLGKTSLQLYHEYKPGDELWSFVGPLGRPIKIKDYGRVAFVSDAVCGQAENYATLKAMREAGNYTISVQTFEDRERVYPEKFLAREVADEYYLTTLDGSVGIKGHYLDVVKELIEKDKVDIIFAGGKLGSLAKLAELTRPYGIPTYATVRQIMVDGTGMCGSCRVLYDGEVKFACRDGPVFDAHKIDWEDAIRRNAERFAEQERLAKERYLEYLRAKGVI; encoded by the coding sequence TTGGGATACCGGATCACTGCAAAGGAAGATTTGAGCCCGATTGACTATTTTGTGGAGGTGGAGGCCCCGCACGTCGCCAAAGCATGGAAACCGGGCCAGTTCGTTGTTTTCATCCTCCACGAGAAGGGCGAAAGGGTTCCAATGTCTGTCTACAAGGCCGAGGACGGAAGGGTAAGCATGTTCATCAGAAAGCTCGGAAAGACCAGCCTACAGCTCTACCACGAGTACAAGCCCGGAGACGAGCTCTGGAGCTTTGTCGGGCCCCTTGGAAGGCCGATCAAAATCAAGGATTACGGCAGGGTGGCCTTTGTTTCCGATGCGGTCTGCGGGCAGGCCGAGAACTACGCAACGCTGAAGGCCATGCGCGAGGCCGGTAACTACACCATCTCCGTTCAGACGTTCGAAGACAGGGAAAGGGTCTACCCCGAGAAGTTCCTGGCGAGAGAAGTGGCGGACGAGTACTACCTGACTACACTCGACGGTTCCGTCGGAATAAAGGGCCACTACCTCGACGTCGTGAAGGAGCTCATCGAGAAGGACAAGGTCGACATCATCTTCGCCGGCGGAAAGCTCGGCTCTCTCGCCAAGCTCGCGGAGCTCACGAGGCCCTACGGAATCCCAACCTACGCGACGGTGAGGCAGATTATGGTGGACGGAACAGGCATGTGCGGTTCGTGCAGGGTCCTCTACGACGGAGAAGTAAAGTTCGCCTGCAGGGACGGGCCGGTCTTCGACGCCCACAAGATTGACTGGGAGGACGCGATTAGGAGGAACGCGGAGCGCTTTGCAGAGCAGGAGAGGCTCGCCAAGGAGCGCTACCTTGAGTACCTCCGCGCCAAGGGGGTGATTTGA
- a CDS encoding 4-phosphopantoate--beta-alanine ligase translates to MVKIPKSHPRYWSLYYREKIIEGMEKGMTAKAGLIAHGRGEAFDYLIGERTIEPAERAMRVAVAKFLLAEWPVISVNGNVAALVPKETIELAKALNARLEINLFYRTEERVRAIERELRKYDPEIEILGINPTKRIPGLEHERGKVDENGIWRADVVLVPLEDGDRTEALVKMGKFVVTVDLNPLSRSARMADVTIVDNIVRAYPRMIELANEMKDLPREELEIIVESYDNGKTLSDVLIHMRNRLTKLAEEGIWRRKSLD, encoded by the coding sequence ATGGTGAAGATCCCCAAGAGCCATCCGCGCTACTGGAGCCTTTACTACCGTGAGAAAATCATCGAGGGCATGGAGAAGGGAATGACTGCCAAAGCCGGTCTAATCGCCCACGGACGGGGGGAGGCGTTCGATTACCTAATCGGAGAAAGGACCATAGAGCCTGCGGAAAGGGCGATGAGGGTGGCGGTTGCCAAGTTCCTGCTTGCGGAGTGGCCGGTCATATCAGTAAACGGCAACGTCGCGGCGCTCGTTCCAAAGGAGACGATTGAGCTGGCGAAGGCCCTCAACGCGAGGCTCGAGATAAACCTCTTCTACCGAACGGAGGAGCGCGTTAGGGCCATAGAGCGGGAGCTCAGGAAGTATGACCCGGAGATAGAGATACTCGGGATAAACCCGACGAAGAGGATTCCGGGCCTCGAGCACGAGCGCGGGAAAGTTGACGAAAACGGCATCTGGAGGGCCGACGTGGTTCTCGTCCCGCTCGAGGACGGCGACAGAACGGAAGCGCTCGTGAAGATGGGCAAGTTTGTGGTTACCGTCGATTTAAACCCCCTCTCAAGGAGCGCAAGGATGGCGGACGTAACGATAGTCGACAACATCGTTAGAGCGTACCCGAGGATGATAGAGCTGGCGAACGAGATGAAGGACCTTCCGAGGGAAGAGCTTGAAATAATTGTGGAGTCATACGACAACGGGAAAACGCTGAGCGACGTTCTGATCCACATGAGGAACAGGCTAACTAAGCTTGCGGAGGAGGGGATCTGGAGGAGGAAGAGCCTGGATTAG
- a CDS encoding helix-turn-helix domain-containing protein — MLEKEKEALARRIAGEIALSSDPGKTMRKWREIFGISQTELAEHLGVSSSVISDYEGGRRKSPGAATIKKFVEALLEIDEKRGGNVIKAFSRTIGVELPTSAILDIREFAIPVTIAELVEAVKGEVVTRKEDLDRRIYGYTVVDSIKAILEMSSEEFLKLYGWTTERALVFTKVSTGRSPMIAVRVQGLKPAVVVVHGVKKLDELAVKLAEKEKIPLVVSHAENENELIAGLRALVEKSERID; from the coding sequence ATGCTGGAGAAAGAGAAGGAAGCCCTCGCGAGGAGGATCGCCGGCGAGATAGCCCTTTCCTCCGATCCCGGGAAGACCATGAGAAAGTGGCGCGAGATATTCGGGATAAGCCAGACCGAACTCGCGGAGCACCTCGGCGTCTCCTCCTCCGTGATAAGCGACTACGAAGGCGGCAGGAGGAAAAGCCCCGGAGCCGCAACGATAAAGAAGTTCGTTGAGGCACTTCTGGAGATAGACGAGAAGAGGGGAGGCAACGTCATAAAGGCCTTCAGCAGGACCATCGGGGTGGAGCTCCCGACGAGCGCGATACTCGACATCAGGGAGTTCGCGATACCGGTGACGATAGCGGAGCTGGTGGAGGCCGTAAAGGGCGAGGTCGTAACCAGAAAAGAAGACCTGGACAGGCGAATCTACGGCTACACCGTGGTCGACAGCATAAAGGCCATCCTCGAAATGAGCAGCGAGGAGTTCCTCAAGCTCTACGGCTGGACGACGGAGAGGGCACTCGTTTTCACCAAGGTGAGCACAGGGCGGAGTCCAATGATAGCCGTCCGGGTTCAGGGGCTTAAACCGGCCGTTGTCGTCGTTCACGGGGTCAAGAAGCTCGATGAACTTGCCGTAAAGCTCGCGGAGAAGGAGAAGATACCCCTTGTCGTTTCGCACGCCGAAAACGAAAACGAACTGATAGCGGGCCTCCGCGCGCTGGTCGAAAAAAGCGAGAGAATAGACTAA
- a CDS encoding lipopolysaccharide biosynthesis protein: MELKALLRSTTDLTLGTIVMALSGLFFWLFAARLYPAEEIGTASALVSFMNLVFALSTLGLNIGLVRFYRIHGKGASGTMVTAMLLLSTGLTTAYVLMNPGGAFERPELILGAYLLALFGALYNALGFVSIPLGRTEVYVKMSALYCLRVVFLPFLRTLKAGGMVLATSLGLAVASALGMKEFREQVSFTIDVEFIRESLALSLSNYIGSIVNVLPLYLMPTIVLVELGKEWAGYYYIGFTIGNLLTTPIIALSTVLIRDGKKALFRKSLGLVLSYWALAAAGTFLLGEPILKIFGMDYLNALPMLKAIALGLGPFGLVYLGISGLTLRNAAGRILAINLVRGVSFLLLSYFLLPREGITGIGMAWTLAHLLATPLLDPKTF, translated from the coding sequence GTGGAGCTGAAGGCCCTCCTGAGGTCAACGACAGACTTAACCCTCGGGACGATCGTAATGGCCCTCAGCGGGCTTTTCTTCTGGCTTTTTGCGGCCAGGCTGTATCCGGCTGAGGAGATAGGCACCGCCTCGGCGCTCGTATCCTTCATGAACCTCGTCTTCGCCCTATCAACGCTTGGACTTAACATCGGGCTCGTCAGGTTCTACAGGATCCACGGAAAGGGGGCCTCTGGCACGATGGTAACGGCGATGCTGCTGCTCTCAACGGGGCTAACAACCGCTTACGTTCTGATGAACCCGGGCGGGGCCTTCGAAAGACCGGAACTCATCCTCGGGGCCTATCTGCTCGCCCTCTTTGGGGCCCTCTACAACGCTTTAGGCTTCGTCTCCATCCCCCTCGGCAGAACGGAAGTGTACGTTAAGATGAGCGCCCTCTACTGCCTGAGGGTCGTTTTCCTGCCCTTCCTACGAACCCTGAAGGCAGGAGGCATGGTTCTGGCAACTTCCCTCGGTCTGGCCGTCGCATCGGCCCTGGGAATGAAGGAATTCCGGGAACAGGTTTCCTTCACAATCGACGTCGAGTTCATAAGGGAAAGCCTCGCGCTGTCCCTGAGCAACTACATTGGATCTATCGTCAACGTGCTTCCCCTCTACCTGATGCCGACGATCGTTCTCGTGGAGCTGGGGAAGGAGTGGGCGGGCTATTACTACATCGGCTTTACCATAGGGAACCTCCTGACGACCCCGATAATAGCCCTCTCCACCGTCCTCATTAGGGACGGAAAAAAGGCACTCTTTAGAAAATCCCTGGGCCTTGTGCTCTCCTACTGGGCCCTTGCAGCTGCCGGCACGTTCCTGCTTGGAGAACCAATTCTCAAAATCTTTGGCATGGACTACCTCAATGCCCTCCCAATGCTCAAGGCGATCGCCCTCGGTCTCGGGCCGTTTGGGCTCGTTTACCTCGGAATCTCGGGGCTCACCCTCAGGAACGCCGCGGGAAGAATCCTGGCAATAAACCTCGTGAGGGGTGTATCTTTCCTTCTCCTCAGCTATTTCCTCCTGCCGAGGGAGGGCATAACGGGAATAGGGATGGCCTGGACCCTGGCACATCTGCTCGCGACGCCCCTCCTCGATCCGAAAACTTTTTAA